One region of Eurosta solidaginis isolate ZX-2024a chromosome X, ASM4086904v1, whole genome shotgun sequence genomic DNA includes:
- the LOC137234197 gene encoding ATP-dependent RNA helicase Ddx1-like — protein sequence MISSGFVSLTHCRFFVLDEADALLKQGYTDLIDRLHKQIPKITSDGRSLQMVVCSATLHAFEVKKMADRLMHFPTWVDLKGEDAVPETVHHVVCMVDPQQDTTWHNLRQHIRTDGVHARDNVQLQNPTPETLSEGVKILKGEYCISVIGLHKMDRAIIFCRTKLDCDNLEKYFKSRGGA from the coding sequence ATGATTAGTAGTGGGTTTGTGTCGTTGACACATTGCAGATTCTTTGTTCTGGATGAAGCGGATGCATTGCTAAAACAGGGTTATACCGATTTAATCGATCGTCTTCATAAGCAAATACCAAAAATTACATCCGATGGGCGTAGTTTACAAATGGTTGTCTGCTCGGCTACACTTCATGCATTTGAAGTGAAAAAGATGGCTgatcgtttaatgcattttcctacatgggttGATCTTAAGGGTGAAGATGCTGTGCCAGAAACTGTACACCACGTTGTGTGTATGGTCGACCCTCAACAAGATACCACTTGGCATAATCTAAGACAACATATACGAACCGATGGTGTACATGCTCGTGATAATGTACAACTACAAAATCCTACACCAGAAACATTATCAGAAGGTGTTAAAATACTTAAAGGCGAATATTGCATATCTGTAATTGGGCTACATAAAATGGATCGTGCCATTATCTTTTGTCGCACCAAATTAGATTGTGAcaatttggaaaaatattttaaatcgcGTGGTGGagcttga